From Camelina sativa cultivar DH55 chromosome 7, Cs, whole genome shotgun sequence, one genomic window encodes:
- the LOC104701289 gene encoding LEAF RUST 10 DISEASE-RESISTANCE LOCUS RECEPTOR-LIKE PROTEIN KINASE-like 2.7 gives MYHVPNSCLFFFFLSSLFYNLPCASSKEGLAWCETTQFQCGNITAGFPFWGGNRPEPCGHASLELRCNSKNITSLNILNHEYNVFHINQTSNNILRLVRADFLGSFCSASFKTTIFSPEISELPNYKNLTILYNCNPHLHYISNYTCPGRGVVSAYQNPIYQSFCQDNFTLSVPQTYFPEDKELNLTHLETVLREGVDVMVNTDEITCEECSFSSYYERCSPPFSCGDQASLLYPFWVRGREDCGHPYFKLDCSKEFAELTISFATYRILEANYDSGIIRLARLDYINNLCPLDAVNATFLDSVLPFAPQTEMLTIYYGCQKLSSPDASYFGELHCGSDKKATANYYVTRNLSSPSLYESNGLLSDNLRENCKKGVSIPVYASALNTPRLDSLQKTLQKGFQVEHNGNCSRCIESKGACGYNQTSENFVCYCKDGTYGINCASRKGSHGTSVTIIRIVSGSVAGVLLFMVLITLFLRFLRVREIRLRHRNLKALIPLEHYSYTQVKRITKSFAEVVGIGGFGIVYRGTLGDGRMVAVKVLKDSKGNGEDFINEVASMSRTSHVNIVSLLGFCSEGSKRAIIYEFLENGSLDKFISGKSLVSLDWTALYNIALGVARGLEYLHHGCQTRIVHFDIKPQNVLLDDDLCPKVSDFGLAKLCEKKGSILSIVDTRGTIGYIAPEMISRVYGNVSHKSDVYSYGMLVLDMIGARNKEKANQSSTSSTSTMYFPEWIYKDLEKGDDGRLNGNGFTCEDEDIAKKMTLVSLWCIQPSPLDRPPMNKVVEMIEGNLDALEVPPRPVFQIPTVPVQDSSTFSEGISGYAER, from the exons ATGTACCACGTCCCcaattcttgtttgttttttttctttctctcctccttATTCTACAATCTTCCTTGTGCTTCAAGCAAAGAAGGGCTTGCGTGGTGTGAGACTACTCAGTTTCAGTGTGGGAACATTACCGCGGGTTTCCCCTTCTGGGGTGGGAACCGTCCTGAACCTTGCGGTCATGCGTCGCTGGAGCTTCGCTGCAACAGCAAAAACATCACCTCTTTAAACATCTTAAACCATGAGTACAATGTTTTCCATATAAATCAAACATCTAATAATATTCTTAGACTTGTCAGAGCTGATTTTTTAGGTTCTTTTTGCTCTGCTTCATTCAAAACCACGATCTTCTCTCCCGAAATCTCTGAGCTTCCAAACTACAAGAACCTCACCATTTTATATAACTGCAACCCTCATCTTCATTACATTTCGAATTATACATGTCCTGGGAGAGGTGTTGTCTCAGCGTATCAAAACCCTATTTATCAAAGTTTCTGCCAAGATAATTTCACTTTGAGTGTTCCTCAGACATACTTTCCAGAAGATAAAGAACTGAATCTAACTCATCTGGAAACTGTTCTAAGAGAAGGAGTTGACGTGATGGTGAATACTGATGAGATAACGTGTGAAGAATGTTCATTCTCAA GTTATTACGAACGCTGCAGTCCACCATTTAGCTGCGGGGATCAGGCCAGTCTCTTGTACCCTTTCTGGGTACGTGGCAGAGAAGACTGTGGCCATCCCTATTTCAAGCTTGATTGTAGCAAAGAATTCGCAGAGCTAACCATCTCCTTTGCGACGTACAGAATCTTAGAAGCCAACTATGACTCTGGTATCATAAGACTCGCAAGATTGGATTACATAAACAATCTGTGTCCCCTAGACGCAGTGAATGCGACATTCCTTGACAGTGTACTTCCATTCGCTCCTCAGACCGAGATGCTAACAATATATTACGGCTGCCAAAAACTTTCATCTCCTGATGCTTCTTACTTTGGAGAGCTTCATTGTGGAAGTGATAAAAAAGCTACAGCAAACTACTATGTGACGAGAAACCTCTCCTCTCCTTCACTATACGAAAGTAACGGCCTTCTATCTGACAACTTGAGGGAAAACTGCAAAAAAGGTGTCAGTATACCAGTGTATGCATCGGCCTTGAACACACCGCGTCTAGATAGTCTACAGAAGACTCTTCAAAAGGGTTTCCAGGTTGAGCATAATGGAAACTGTTCAAGGTGCATTGAATCTAAGGGTGCTTGTGGATACAATCAGACTTCAGAAAATTTTGTCTGCTATTGTAAGGATGGCACCTATGGAATTAATTGTGCCTCTAGAAAGGGTAGTCACG GAACTTCTGTCACTATTATTCGCATTG TTTCAGGTTCAGTAGCAGgggttcttttgtttatggtgttAATAACATTGTTTCTCCGTTTTCTTCGGGTGAGAGAAATAAGATTGAGACACCGGAACCTGAAGGCTCTTATCCCGCTTGAACACTATAGTTACACACAAGTGAAGAGAATCACAAAGTCGTTTGCAGAAGTGGTTGGGATAGGCGGATTTGGGATTGTTTATCGAGGAACACTTGGTGACGGTCGTATGGTTGCAGTGAAGGTCTTGAAAGATTCAAAGGGTAATGGTGAAGACTTCATCAATGAAGTTGCGAGCATGAGCAGAACTTCTCATGTCAACATTGTCTCCTTGCTTGGTTTCTGCTCTGAAGGTTCTAAAAGAGcaattatttatgaatttttggaAAATGGGTCACTTGATAAATTCATTTCAGGCAAGAGCTTAGTGAGTTTGGACTGGACGGCGCTATATAATATTGCCCTAGGAGTTGCTCGTGGTCTAGAGTACTTGCACCATGGATGCCAGACAAGGATTGTACACTTTGACATTAAACCACAAAATGTACTCTTAGATGACGATCTCTGCCCCAAAGTTTCGGATTTCGGCCTAGCTAAGCTCTGTGAGAAAAAAGGGAGCATCTTGTCAATAGTGGACACAAGAGGTACCATAGGGTACATTGCACCGGAGATGATCTCCAGAGTTTATGGGAATGTGTCGCACAAGTCAGATGTCTATAGCTATGGAATGTTGGTTCTTGATATGATCGGTGcaaggaacaaagaaaaagctaaTCAATCCTCTACTTCTAGCACAAGTACTATGTACTTTCCTGAATGGATCTATAAGGATCTTGAGAAGGGAGACGATGGACGGCTTAATGGGAATGGATTCACCTGTGAAGATGAAGACATAGCAAAGAAGATGACATTGGTGAGTCTATGGTGTATTCAGCCTTCCCCACTAGATCGTCCACCGATGAACAAAGTTGTAGAGATGATAGAAGGAAACTTGGATGCTCTTGAAGTCCCTCCTAGGCCTGTTTTTCAAATTCCCACGGTCCCTGTACAAGACTCTTCAACATTTTCAGAGGGTATCTCTGGTTACGCagaaagataa